A part of Sebastes fasciatus isolate fSebFas1 chromosome 10, fSebFas1.pri, whole genome shotgun sequence genomic DNA contains:
- the clic2 gene encoding chloride intracellular channel protein 2: MALRQNSDKEPSIELFIKAGHDGENVGNCPFCQRLFMVLWLKGVKFTVTTVDMRKKPAELKDLAPGTNPPFLLYNGTLKTDFIKIEEFLEQTLAPPRYPHLSPLNKESFDVGADIFAKFSAFIKNRPNNAFHEKNLLREFKRLDIYLNSPLPEEVDHNCRETTTVSKRKFLDGDRLNLADCNLLPKLHVIRIAAKKYCDFDIPAEFTGVWGYLRNAYEREEFKQTCPADIEIEKTYFSVANKRK; this comes from the exons ATGGCACTTCGGCAGAACTCTGACAAGGAGCCCAGCATCGAGTTGTTCATTAAG gcTGGACATGATGGAGAGAACGTTGGGAACTGTCCTTTCTGTCAGAGGCTCTTCATGGTGTTGTGGCTGAAAGGAGTCAAGTTTACGGTGACCACTGTTGACATGAGGAA GAAGCCAGCCGAGCTCAAAGACCTGGCCCCCGGGACCAaccctcctttcctcctctacaACGGCACCCTCAAAACAGACTTCATCAAAATAGAGGAGTTTCTTGAGCAAACACTGGCCCCTCCCAG GTATCCTCATCTCAGCCCGCTGAACAAAGAGTCCTTTGATGTGGGCGCTGACATTTTTGCAAAGTTCTCTGCTTTCATCAAGAACCGCCCCAATAACGCCT TTCACGAGAAGAACCTGCTGCGGGAGTTCAAGAGGCTGGACATCTACCTGAACTCGCCGCTCCCCGAGGAGGTCGACCACAACTGCAGAGAAACCACCACCGTCTCCAAGAGGAAGTTCCTGGACGGCGACCGCCTCAACTTAGCTGACTGCAACCTGCTGCCCAAACTACACGTCATCAGG ATTGCTGCCAAGAAGTACTGCGACTTTGACATCCCGGCAGAGTTCACGGGCGTGTGGGGATACCTCCGAAACGCCTACGAGAGAGAGGAGTTCAAACAGACGTGTCCGGCCGACATCGAGATCGAGAAGACTTACTTCAGCGTGGCCAACAAGAGGAAATAA
- the LOC141775746 gene encoding protein eva-1 homolog C isoform X1, whose product MTVMWSYCLFSSLLLALKIHTVQSGPDFSLYLQNILKNHTAHACEGDTLAIKCPSRTSVAVLSAFYGRRVPNQHLCPSADKNTTVEEDNECTSPVAIEKVLSECQDRRSCHIPVFSPVFGQDPCPLTSKYLLVAYKCRPEHHHTRLVCENERLRLTCKNETVLAIYSATFGHLLHGSPYCPQQTGSHVDMECLSPSALRKVSRRCHGRANCSVVADTQAFGDPCFPGTRKHLRVSFTCVPRYLLEDVGRGSTDPFMISDYTHGGWYTGPTYRPQNVLLTNSLEIFEKILDFPERVALYFVSGICAGLVFLLCLFGIRSTLVRDVKELVSELKEELKASRRNRKELMEDLFDDDISDTSSFRHLTQSYRTTEILSPNTLAVEMVDREVEQTRDLPNGDIWPHRDSSPYAIHKIKTLN is encoded by the exons ATGACAGTGATGTGGAGTTACTGCTTGTTCTCATCTCTTCTTTTGGCTCTGAAGATTCACACCGTGCAATCGGGTCCAGATTTCTCTc TCTATCTTCAGAACATCCTGAAGAACCACACGGCTCACGCTTGTGAAGGGGACACGCTTGCCATCAAGTGTCCCTCTAGGACGTCTGTGGCCGTCCTCTCAGCTTTCTACGGACGGCGTGTCCCTAATCAGCATCTATGTCCCtctgcagacaaaaacacaactgtaGAGGAGGATAATGAATGCACTTCCCCAGTTGCTATCGAG AAAGTGCTGTCAGAATGTCAGGATCGCCGGTCCTGTCACATCCCTGTCTTCAGCCCAGTGTTTGGTCAGGACCCCTGTCCTCTCACCAGCAAGTACCTTCTAGTCGCCTACAAGTGCAGACCAG AGCACCACCACACGAGGCTGGTGTGTGAAAACGAGCGACTGAGGTTGACGTGCAAGAACGAGACTGTCCTGGCCATCTACTCAGCCACGTTTGGACACCTGCTGCACGGCAGTCCTTACTGTCCTCAGCAAACTGGATCACACGTGGACATGG AGTGTTTGTCCCCTTCGGCTCTGAGGAAGGTGTCACGCAGGTGTCACGGCAGAGCGAACTGCTCAGTCGTGGCCGACACTCAAGCCTTCGGGGACCCCTGCTTCCCCGGCACCAGGAAACACCTGCGGGTGTCCTTCACTTGTG TGCCCCGGTATCTTCTGGAAGATGTGGGTCGAGGGTCGACGGATCCTTTCATGATCTCAGACTACACACATG GTGGATGGTACACTGGCCCCACCTACAGGCCTCAAAACGTGCTCTTAACCAACTCTCTGGAGATCTTTGAAAAAATATTGG ATTTCCCAGAGCGAGTGGCTCTCTACTTTGTCTCTGGCATCTGTGCTGGTCTGGTGTTCCTGCTCTGCCTGTTCGGCATACGCTCAACACTAGTGAGGGACGTTAAAGAGCTGGTTTCTGAGCTGAAGGAAGAGCTGAAAGCTTCTCGCAGAAATCGCAAGGAGCTCATGGAGGACCTCTTCGACGACGACATCTCAGACACGTCGTCCTTCCGTCACCTCACACAGTCCTACCGCACCACGGAGATCCTCAGTCCTAACACTCTGGCAGTAGAGATGGTGGATCGGGAGGTGGAGCAGACGAGGGATCTGCCCAACGGAGACATCTGGCCACATCGAGACTCCAGCCCTTACGCCATTCATAAGATCAAAACCTTAAATTAA
- the LOC141775746 gene encoding protein eva-1 homolog C isoform X2 produces the protein MTVMWSYCLFSSLLLALKIHTVQSGPDFSLYLQNILKNHTAHACEGDTLAIKCPSRTSVAVLSAFYGRRVPNQHLCPSADKNTTVEEDNECTSPVAIEKVLSECQDRRSCHIPVFSPVFGQDPCPLTSKYLLVAYKCRPEHHHTRLVCENERLRLTCKNETVLAIYSATFGHLLHGSPYCPQQTGSHVDMECLSPSALRKVSRRCHGRANCSVVADTQAFGDPCFPGTRKHLRVSFTCVPRYLLEDVGRGSTDPFMISDYTHDFPERVALYFVSGICAGLVFLLCLFGIRSTLVRDVKELVSELKEELKASRRNRKELMEDLFDDDISDTSSFRHLTQSYRTTEILSPNTLAVEMVDREVEQTRDLPNGDIWPHRDSSPYAIHKIKTLN, from the exons ATGACAGTGATGTGGAGTTACTGCTTGTTCTCATCTCTTCTTTTGGCTCTGAAGATTCACACCGTGCAATCGGGTCCAGATTTCTCTc TCTATCTTCAGAACATCCTGAAGAACCACACGGCTCACGCTTGTGAAGGGGACACGCTTGCCATCAAGTGTCCCTCTAGGACGTCTGTGGCCGTCCTCTCAGCTTTCTACGGACGGCGTGTCCCTAATCAGCATCTATGTCCCtctgcagacaaaaacacaactgtaGAGGAGGATAATGAATGCACTTCCCCAGTTGCTATCGAG AAAGTGCTGTCAGAATGTCAGGATCGCCGGTCCTGTCACATCCCTGTCTTCAGCCCAGTGTTTGGTCAGGACCCCTGTCCTCTCACCAGCAAGTACCTTCTAGTCGCCTACAAGTGCAGACCAG AGCACCACCACACGAGGCTGGTGTGTGAAAACGAGCGACTGAGGTTGACGTGCAAGAACGAGACTGTCCTGGCCATCTACTCAGCCACGTTTGGACACCTGCTGCACGGCAGTCCTTACTGTCCTCAGCAAACTGGATCACACGTGGACATGG AGTGTTTGTCCCCTTCGGCTCTGAGGAAGGTGTCACGCAGGTGTCACGGCAGAGCGAACTGCTCAGTCGTGGCCGACACTCAAGCCTTCGGGGACCCCTGCTTCCCCGGCACCAGGAAACACCTGCGGGTGTCCTTCACTTGTG TGCCCCGGTATCTTCTGGAAGATGTGGGTCGAGGGTCGACGGATCCTTTCATGATCTCAGACTACACACATG ATTTCCCAGAGCGAGTGGCTCTCTACTTTGTCTCTGGCATCTGTGCTGGTCTGGTGTTCCTGCTCTGCCTGTTCGGCATACGCTCAACACTAGTGAGGGACGTTAAAGAGCTGGTTTCTGAGCTGAAGGAAGAGCTGAAAGCTTCTCGCAGAAATCGCAAGGAGCTCATGGAGGACCTCTTCGACGACGACATCTCAGACACGTCGTCCTTCCGTCACCTCACACAGTCCTACCGCACCACGGAGATCCTCAGTCCTAACACTCTGGCAGTAGAGATGGTGGATCGGGAGGTGGAGCAGACGAGGGATCTGCCCAACGGAGACATCTGGCCACATCGAGACTCCAGCCCTTACGCCATTCATAAGATCAAAACCTTAAATTAA